The genomic region ATTTCAAAGTGATCGAGTTCAACAAGGACAGTAGAAGAATTCTTGTCTCTCACGCAAAAGTTCATTCTGATGAAGCTTATGCTGCTCAGGCGGATGAGAAAGAGAAGACAAAATCTTCAACCAGCCGTGGCGTGAAGAAAGTTCAGCAAAGTCAAGAAAAGACCACACTTGGTGATCTTGATGCACTTGCGGATCTGAAATCTCAGATGGAAGAATCTGAGAAGAAAAAGAAGTAATTCTGAAAAATTGAGAAAGCCCCCGAATTTCGGGGGCTTTTTTTTACCCATTAGGCAACTATCTTTGCCACCGTTAAATGAGCATCGGGTCGCGAATAATCCTTGACAGTAAGCAGCTCAATCTTTCCATTGAAAGAATCTGCTATCAGCTCATTGAAAATCACAACGATTTTTCAAACACAGTTTTGGTCGGTCTGCAACCGCGAGGTGTATTCGTGGCGCAGCGCATTCACAGACTGCTGGAAAAAATGGTCGGAAGATCGATTCAGATCGGTTCGCTGGACATCACGTTCAATAGAGACGACCATCGCAGACGCGACATTCCGCTCATTCCATCCAAAACCAAAATGGATTTTCTGGTGGAAGGCAAAAAGGTCATCATGATCGATGATGTCCTTTTTACAGGCAGAACGATCCGCGCAGGAATGGATGCGCTGATGGCGTTCGGCAGGCCATCGGTCATTGAGTTGGTGGTGTTGGTGGATCGAAGATTCAGCCGTCAACTTCCTATTGAGCCGAACTATGTGGGCGCTCGAATTGATACGATCGTCTCTGAAAGAGTGGAGGTCGCACTCACCGAAGGAGGCGGAAATGATACAGTAAAACTCTATTCACCAGAAACAGAATGAACGGATTATCGGTAAAGCATCTTCTTGGCATC from Flavobacteriales bacterium harbors:
- the pyrR gene encoding bifunctional pyr operon transcriptional regulator/uracil phosphoribosyltransferase PyrR, yielding MGSRIILDSKQLNLSIERICYQLIENHNDFSNTVLVGLQPRGVFVAQRIHRLLEKMVGRSIQIGSLDITFNRDDHRRRDIPLIPSKTKMDFLVEGKKVIMIDDVLFTGRTIRAGMDALMAFGRPSVIELVVLVDRRFSRQLPIEPNYVGARIDTIVSERVEVALTEGGGNDTVKLYSPETE